From the genome of Verrucomicrobiia bacterium, one region includes:
- a CDS encoding excinuclease ABC subunit UvrC, whose translation MQVSEHIRKKLSQVPHRPGVYLHKDRFGTVIYVGKARDLRKRVSQYFHPSRRLGWDLKFNALVEAIHDFDVHVVRSEPEALLLESKLIKEFHPRFNVSLRDDKRFLLLKVNLNDPIPNFVFTRLKKDDGARYFGPFVNSTAARNTLALVRRQFNLRGCRAFTPNETDYKHCLYAHLKYCTAPCVGNVTREQYLEQVRAACDFLAGQCEDMKSQLETEMRQAARAQEFERAAELRDLLQDLERTTKPEKSFARVPYSLPLAIHPEADLQALAQVLGLPQPPRRIEGFDISNISGTFKVASLVSFKNGRPDRANYRRFKIKSVVGQDDFASMAEVIHRRYKRLLDEAHPHAPAESQVAADAEGGARIVSELQQMIDATSRRVKRQLRARPQSSAKPPSPESPPGDQTEADSHLPDLILVDGGKGQLHAAREELEKLGLQHIPLIGLAKEFEDIYRPGASQPLRLGLDHPAVKLLQRIRDESHRVANSYNAQLRLKKISESILDEFPGIGEQRKAALLKKFGSVQRLKIATTEQIAAVPGFGSKAAAELKAFLAARTVLPTQELPEAATDHQSSAS comes from the coding sequence GTGCAGGTTTCCGAGCACATTCGCAAAAAGCTCAGTCAAGTGCCGCACCGACCGGGCGTGTACCTGCACAAGGACCGGTTCGGTACGGTGATCTACGTCGGCAAGGCGCGCGACTTGCGCAAGCGGGTCAGTCAGTATTTTCACCCGTCGCGCCGGCTCGGCTGGGACTTGAAATTCAACGCGCTGGTGGAGGCCATTCACGACTTCGACGTGCATGTGGTGCGCAGCGAACCGGAAGCGTTGCTGCTGGAAAGCAAGCTCATCAAGGAATTTCATCCGCGCTTCAACGTCAGTCTGCGCGATGATAAACGCTTTCTTCTGTTGAAGGTGAATCTCAACGACCCCATTCCCAACTTCGTGTTCACGCGACTGAAGAAGGACGATGGCGCGCGTTACTTCGGCCCGTTCGTCAACTCAACGGCGGCGCGCAACACGCTGGCGCTGGTGCGCCGCCAATTCAATCTGCGCGGCTGCCGGGCGTTTACACCGAACGAAACGGACTACAAACATTGCCTCTACGCGCATTTGAAATACTGCACGGCCCCGTGCGTCGGCAACGTGACGCGTGAGCAATATCTCGAACAGGTCCGGGCCGCGTGCGACTTCCTCGCGGGCCAGTGCGAGGACATGAAATCGCAACTGGAAACTGAAATGCGCCAGGCGGCGCGGGCGCAGGAGTTCGAGCGAGCGGCGGAGTTGCGGGATTTGCTGCAGGATTTGGAACGCACGACGAAGCCGGAAAAATCGTTCGCCCGCGTGCCGTATTCGCTGCCGCTGGCCATCCACCCCGAAGCCGATTTGCAAGCGCTGGCTCAGGTGCTGGGGCTGCCGCAGCCGCCGCGGCGCATTGAAGGTTTCGACATTTCCAACATCAGCGGCACGTTCAAGGTGGCTTCGCTGGTCAGTTTCAAAAATGGCCGTCCAGACCGCGCCAACTATCGGCGCTTCAAAATCAAATCGGTCGTGGGACAGGACGATTTCGCGAGCATGGCGGAAGTAATTCACCGGCGCTATAAACGCCTCCTCGACGAAGCGCATCCGCACGCGCCCGCCGAATCTCAGGTGGCTGCGGATGCCGAGGGCGGCGCGCGGATCGTTTCCGAACTGCAGCAGATGATTGATGCGACCAGCCGCCGGGTGAAACGACAATTGCGCGCCCGGCCTCAATCGTCGGCAAAACCTCCGTCACCGGAATCGCCTCCAGGCGACCAGACGGAAGCCGACTCGCACCTGCCGGATTTGATTTTGGTGGATGGCGGCAAAGGGCAATTGCACGCGGCCCGGGAGGAACTGGAGAAACTCGGATTGCAACACATTCCGCTTATCGGTTTGGCCAAGGAATTCGAGGATATTTATCGTCCCGGCGCGAGCCAGCCGCTGCGGCTGGGACTGGATCATCCGGCGGTGAAATTGTTACAGCGCATCCGGGATGAATCGCATCGGGTGGCCAATTCCTACAACGCGCAACTGCGGCTCAAAAAAATTTCCGAAAGCATTCTTGATGAATTTCCCGGCATCGGCGAGCAACGCAAAGCCGCGTTGCTGAAAAAGTTTGGTTCGGTGCAGCGACTCAAAATCGCTACAACGGAACAGATCGCCGCCGTGCCTGGCTTTGGCAGTAAAGCGGCGGCGGAATTAAAAGCGTTTCTCGCCGCGCGCACGGTACTGCCCACTCAGGAACTTCCCGAAGCCGCCACCGACCACCAATCCTCGGCCTCATAA
- a CDS encoding SGNH/GDSL hydrolase family protein — MLLIGLGDSITAGLGARKGYSYFDRLLENPDDEWPDLTDINLRKVFPNLESTNLAMSGSTSLDHQRRQLPRLPAGDSNTLAIVVFTTGGNDLIHDYGRSEPREGAMFGASWEQAQPWIVNFAARLEQMLDEITARFPGGCEIFLADIYDPTDGTGSARRVGLPSWPDSLRIHSAYNEIIHTAVARRENVHLVNLHEPFLGHGLGCRRIWSQHYRRDDPHYWFWINLEDPNERGYDAIRRLFLLTMSETRHRLR, encoded by the coding sequence GTGCTTTTGATTGGTTTGGGAGATAGCATCACTGCGGGGCTTGGCGCCCGCAAAGGCTATTCGTATTTCGACCGCTTGTTGGAAAACCCTGACGATGAATGGCCGGATTTGACTGACATCAACTTACGCAAAGTTTTTCCGAACCTGGAATCTACCAATCTCGCCATGTCTGGAAGCACCTCCCTCGACCACCAACGCCGGCAGTTGCCCCGGCTGCCAGCCGGAGATTCCAACACACTCGCCATTGTGGTTTTCACCACGGGCGGAAATGATCTTATTCACGACTATGGCCGCAGCGAACCCAGGGAAGGAGCAATGTTCGGAGCTTCCTGGGAGCAGGCGCAACCGTGGATTGTAAATTTTGCCGCACGGCTTGAGCAAATGCTGGACGAGATAACGGCGCGGTTTCCGGGCGGTTGCGAAATTTTTCTGGCTGATATTTATGACCCCACGGACGGCACGGGCAGCGCTCGTCGTGTCGGGCTTCCTTCATGGCCGGATAGCTTGCGGATTCATTCCGCCTATAACGAAATCATTCACACGGCAGTGGCGCGGCGGGAAAATGTTCATCTCGTGAATCTGCATGAACCATTTCTCGGACATGGCCTCGGTTGTCGCCGTATCTGGAGCCAGCACTATCGTCGTGATGATCCGCACTACTGGTTCTGGATCAATCTGGAAGATCCCAACGAACGTGGTTACGACGCCATTCGTCGTTTGTTCCTACTCACGATGAGCGAGACAAGGCACAGGCTTCGATAG
- a CDS encoding PIN domain-containing protein has protein sequence MAVSPKKRLALDANLLLDLAEEKDFAHDFREEFARRAYSFWVPPTALAELNLLAKSGRQPQSRFADIALKNLSAWKCQPLMLTTTELAIAYRFAERLLELRLIPETELNDGKILAQASLAQIPALATSDKHLLDVDEDALLLAFNEADLLPVHPVHPKRLSKALR, from the coding sequence ATGGCGGTCAGCCCAAAGAAAAGACTGGCGCTGGACGCTAATCTCCTGCTGGATCTCGCTGAAGAGAAAGATTTCGCGCACGATTTCAGGGAGGAATTCGCACGCCGCGCTTACAGCTTCTGGGTGCCACCGACGGCGCTGGCGGAATTGAATCTCCTTGCCAAGTCTGGCCGCCAGCCGCAAAGCAGGTTCGCCGATATCGCCTTGAAGAATCTTTCCGCGTGGAAGTGCCAGCCGTTGATGTTGACGACTACTGAGCTTGCCATTGCTTATCGCTTTGCCGAAAGGCTACTTGAACTGCGGCTCATTCCTGAAACGGAACTCAACGACGGCAAGATTCTGGCCCAAGCTTCTTTGGCGCAAATTCCGGCGCTGGCCACTTCTGACAAGCATTTGCTTGACGTTGACGAGGATGCGCTGTTGCTCGCTTTCAATGAAGCCGATTTGCTGCCGGTGCATCCGGTGCATCCGAAACGGCTGTCCAAAGCGTTGCGGTAG